The Terriglobia bacterium genome includes a window with the following:
- a CDS encoding glycosyltransferase family 4 protein gives MKARVVHAITRLELGGAQQNTLYCVAHHDRSRFDVSLVAGTGGVLDDDARAIADARVLIVPWLRHPIHPFWDAVAVARLAAHFRRRRVHLVHTHSSKAGILGRLAARFAGVPALVHTVHGWSFNDAQRPGVRRLFTALERAVGSFTDRILVVAESDRRKGLARGIGREERYRLVRSGIDPTIYERPSSSRESTRAAMGFAPEHLVIGMIACLKPQKAPLDFVETAAAVHARHPAARFFIAGDGDLRAAVEARIRERGLDGIVRVLGWRRDVPALLHAMDLFLLTSRFEGLPRTVLQAMAAGVPVVATAVDGTPEVVRDGETGVLVPPGDPSAAAVRILALAADSVACAGLAARARDALSGSFDIRRMVEQLEEIYVETLASKPGWVRLVSDDV, from the coding sequence GTGAAGGCCCGAGTGGTTCACGCGATCACCCGCCTCGAGCTGGGCGGCGCGCAGCAGAACACCCTGTACTGCGTCGCGCACCACGACCGGTCGCGCTTCGATGTGAGCCTCGTCGCCGGGACGGGAGGCGTCCTGGACGACGACGCGCGGGCGATCGCGGACGCGCGCGTCCTGATCGTTCCCTGGCTCCGCCACCCCATCCACCCCTTCTGGGACGCAGTGGCCGTCGCCCGGCTCGCGGCCCACTTCAGGCGCCGGCGCGTTCACCTCGTGCACACGCACTCGTCGAAGGCCGGCATCCTCGGACGCCTCGCCGCGCGATTCGCGGGGGTCCCCGCGCTGGTGCACACGGTCCACGGATGGAGCTTCAACGACGCGCAGCGCCCCGGGGTCCGGCGGCTCTTCACCGCGCTCGAGCGCGCGGTGGGCTCGTTCACGGACCGAATCCTCGTCGTCGCGGAGTCCGATCGGCGGAAGGGGCTCGCCCGCGGGATCGGCCGCGAGGAGCGGTACCGGCTCGTACGGAGCGGGATCGACCCGACGATCTACGAGCGGCCCTCCTCGTCCCGAGAATCGACTCGCGCGGCCATGGGCTTCGCCCCCGAGCACCTCGTAATCGGAATGATCGCCTGTCTCAAGCCCCAGAAGGCGCCGCTCGATTTCGTGGAGACCGCCGCTGCGGTGCACGCGCGGCATCCCGCCGCTCGTTTCTTCATCGCCGGGGACGGCGACCTGAGGGCCGCGGTCGAGGCGAGGATCCGCGAACGCGGACTCGACGGGATCGTCCGAGTCCTGGGATGGCGCCGGGACGTCCCCGCCCTGCTCCACGCCATGGACCTGTTTCTCCTGACCTCCCGGTTCGAGGGTCTCCCCAGGACCGTGCTCCAGGCGATGGCCGCCGGCGTGCCCGTCGTGGCGACCGCGGTGGACGGCACGCCCGAGGTGGTCCGGGACGGGGAGACCGGCGTCCTCGTCCCGCCGGGCGACCCGTCCGCCGCTGCGGTGCGGATCCTGGCCCTCGCCGCCGATTCAGTAGCCTGCGCGGGGCTCGCCGCGCGCGCCAGGGACGCTCTCTCCGGGTCCTTCGACATCCGGCGGATGGTCGAGCAGCTCGAGGAGATCTACGTCGAGACCCTTGCCTCGAAACCGGGCTGGGTTAGATTGGTGTCCGATGACGTCTGA
- a CDS encoding ABC transporter permease, producing MTSPRTQEPPRPRALDAIFAIAVNTFREGIRDRILYLLLAFALLLIAASRFLSLLTVGDESKIIKDLGLSAISVFGLLTSMFVGVSLVFKEIERRTVYTLLAKPVSRWQFVAGKYAGLLAVLAMNVLLMSAVLAAILLFRGESPVPLLPAELLILVELAIVTAFAILFSSFTNPILSAVGTAAVYVTGHLSWSFDLLSRRLPPGAGRTLCDLLHAVLPNLDRLDLKTAAVHALPIPPGEPLWGALYGAGYIVAVLILAAWLFSRRDFP from the coding sequence ATGACGTCCCCCCGGACCCAGGAGCCGCCGCGGCCCCGAGCGCTCGACGCGATCTTCGCCATTGCGGTGAACACGTTCCGCGAGGGGATCCGCGATCGGATCCTCTATCTGCTCCTTGCGTTCGCTCTCCTTCTGATCGCGGCGTCGCGCTTCCTGTCCCTCCTGACGGTCGGCGACGAGAGCAAGATCATCAAGGACCTCGGACTGTCCGCGATCTCGGTGTTCGGGCTCCTGACCTCGATGTTCGTCGGGGTGTCGCTCGTGTTCAAGGAGATCGAGCGGCGCACCGTCTACACGCTCCTGGCGAAGCCGGTGTCGCGCTGGCAGTTCGTCGCGGGAAAATACGCGGGGCTGCTGGCGGTCCTGGCGATGAACGTGCTGCTGATGTCCGCGGTGCTCGCGGCGATCCTGCTGTTCCGCGGCGAATCGCCCGTCCCCCTCTTGCCGGCGGAGCTCCTGATCCTCGTGGAGCTGGCCATCGTCACCGCGTTCGCGATCCTCTTCTCGAGCTTCACGAACCCGATCCTGTCCGCGGTCGGCACCGCCGCCGTGTACGTGACGGGGCACCTGTCCTGGAGCTTCGACCTCCTGAGCAGGAGGCTCCCCCCGGGCGCGGGTCGGACGCTGTGCGACCTCCTCCACGCCGTGCTCCCCAATCTCGACCGCCTCGACCTCAAGACCGCCGCGGTCCACGCGCTGCCGATCCCGCCGGGGGAGCCTCTGTGGGGGGCGCTGTACGGCGCCGGGTACATCGTCGCGGTGCTGATCCTGGCCGCGTGGCTGTTCTCGCGGAGGGACTTCCCGTGA
- a CDS encoding PAS domain-containing protein: MPRGPLGGRFAFQVRMVLLLLVLFLAALNLVNLVLLTQARGAMAGAARERARALASVAVRELGVDALVERASARQPLPQSPALRRAVLEGGFRAFSLLDPVGREIGAKGTAAPSRSPRFDALGEDDRAALVSGRAVIGSMEPARGGEDADLPTFVPLIDASGKLVGIVEAVSPVPDLGRLEASFRLVLAIQVAGVLLIAALSVLFANWVSRPYRRLAAAAGEVGLTDRSTGSPPDPDDLASAFRAVMAKLREQEEALGTLGRESGGLGDLVRFASGAARPMTTGVLVVDRQGRVAATNPSARVHLGWGEGEVRGLELARLGAGVEGLAGLVRVSLDQGKGATREVLPFRGEDGRTGHLGVAVTPATGWKGETVGALVLTTDLTEIRQLQEQARLRENLAAVGELSAGIAHEFRNALGTILGYARMLEKREDPRVRGPAQEILREVDAVRAAVDEFLLYARPPEPARLPVDLESLLRSAAAVAPETVEIEVAGEFGRVVGDEGLLRRVFGNLIQNAADAVADDGRKVRVRIEGRRAAGGRMLQVEVDDDGPGIPPDRRARVFVPFFTTRARGTGLGLALVQRTVVDMGGTVEVAEGPRGGALFRLRLPAL; encoded by the coding sequence GTGCCTCGCGGTCCGCTGGGGGGGCGCTTCGCGTTCCAGGTCCGGATGGTCCTGCTCCTGCTCGTGTTGTTCCTGGCGGCGCTCAACCTGGTGAACCTGGTGCTCCTGACGCAGGCGCGCGGCGCCATGGCGGGCGCGGCGCGCGAGCGCGCTCGGGCGCTGGCATCCGTCGCCGTGCGCGAACTCGGCGTCGACGCGCTCGTCGAGCGCGCGTCGGCGAGGCAGCCGCTGCCCCAGAGCCCCGCGCTGAGGAGGGCCGTTCTCGAGGGGGGATTCCGCGCCTTCAGCTTGCTCGACCCGGTCGGGCGCGAGATCGGAGCCAAGGGGACCGCCGCCCCGTCGCGCTCGCCGCGTTTCGACGCCCTCGGTGAGGACGACCGCGCCGCCCTGGTCTCGGGACGCGCGGTCATAGGCTCGATGGAGCCGGCACGCGGGGGCGAGGACGCGGACCTGCCGACGTTCGTCCCCTTGATCGACGCCTCCGGGAAGCTCGTGGGGATCGTGGAGGCGGTGTCTCCCGTCCCCGATCTCGGAAGGCTCGAGGCCAGCTTCCGCCTGGTCCTCGCGATCCAGGTGGCGGGGGTTCTGCTGATCGCCGCCCTCTCCGTGCTGTTCGCCAACTGGGTCAGCCGGCCGTACCGCAGGCTCGCGGCGGCCGCCGGCGAGGTGGGGCTCACCGACCGCTCGACCGGCTCTCCGCCCGATCCCGACGACCTGGCATCGGCGTTCAGGGCGGTCATGGCGAAGCTCCGCGAGCAGGAGGAGGCGCTCGGCACCCTGGGTCGCGAGAGCGGAGGCCTCGGCGACCTCGTCCGATTCGCGTCGGGAGCCGCGCGACCCATGACAACCGGCGTCCTGGTCGTGGATCGGCAAGGTCGGGTCGCCGCGACGAACCCGTCGGCCCGCGTTCACCTCGGATGGGGCGAAGGCGAGGTGCGGGGTCTCGAACTCGCTCGCCTCGGCGCGGGGGTCGAGGGGCTCGCCGGGCTCGTGCGCGTGTCCCTCGATCAAGGGAAGGGAGCGACGCGGGAGGTTCTTCCGTTCCGCGGTGAGGACGGCCGGACCGGCCACCTGGGCGTCGCGGTGACCCCCGCGACCGGTTGGAAGGGGGAGACGGTCGGCGCGCTGGTGCTCACCACGGACTTGACGGAAATCCGCCAGCTCCAGGAACAGGCTCGGCTCCGGGAGAACCTCGCGGCGGTCGGCGAGCTCTCCGCGGGAATCGCGCACGAGTTCCGGAACGCGCTGGGCACGATCCTGGGGTACGCGCGGATGCTCGAGAAGCGCGAGGACCCTCGCGTTCGGGGCCCCGCGCAGGAGATCCTCCGGGAAGTCGACGCGGTGAGAGCGGCGGTGGACGAGTTCCTCCTCTACGCGCGTCCGCCCGAGCCGGCCCGCCTGCCGGTGGACCTGGAGTCGCTGTTGCGCTCCGCGGCGGCGGTGGCCCCGGAGACGGTGGAGATCGAGGTCGCCGGGGAGTTCGGACGGGTGGTCGGCGATGAAGGGCTTCTCCGCCGGGTGTTCGGCAACCTGATCCAGAACGCTGCCGACGCGGTGGCGGACGACGGGCGCAAGGTCCGCGTCCGGATCGAAGGGCGGCGAGCCGCCGGAGGCCGGATGCTCCAGGTCGAGGTGGACGACGACGGGCCGGGGATCCCCCCCGACCGCAGGGCGCGGGTGTTCGTGCCGTTCTTCACCACCCGTGCGAGGGGCACCGGCCTCGGGCTCGCGCTCGTCCAGCGGACGGTGGTCGACATGGGGGGCACGGTCGAGGTCGCGGAAGGCCCGCGCGGGGGAGCGCTCTTCAGGCTGCGTCTTCCCGCATTGTAA
- a CDS encoding prepilin-type N-terminal cleavage/methylation domain-containing protein, whose product MRSRSRSQARQVGMSMIEVLVAITILAVAFVIALSLYDAARKSFKKGENVSEQQQAVRIASDKLNADLRMAGYNYNPDGDIARPDEQIEGAFDTAVTIRADYDAEDPTASVTPETTLATGGAFSTVSTGNDEIVTYVLAKPDGSSPDTLTFYADLHSPRTGVVQQVDIPHVALTQDNPPYTLYRVTLSNTDGSPVKTPLVENIRSMTYTYYAQDGTQVASAGGSETATSKAARASIRRVTLDLVGLTREPDVGWTDTTDTHASTRAYRKFDLTSDVAPRNLGMKGVRDIMSDVVPPSKPGAPTLYTGHCGGLYVTWPANPSADAVVGYRVNFGTVSSSPTGLRSAAETSAYVGGLSAATMYYVTIQALDAAGNVSVNSDERSATTTNTTTPKVPTSLTATTNLTSSVRLSWAAVTENTSSVSGDPHSPMIRDLGGYRVYRGATGSFTPATGNKIGDETTVLPLDSPLFLDVTAVNCRPYYYKVTAVDTPCGLESAATAGAAGQATSAVKPQPPANVQAYLLYGNNVRVVWQAVTQDVNGGQIAIDTYKVWRAGPVPVATDPGTLDYSYIGNVVGSLDYIDTHAPSTPADQQIYYRVSAIDDCPNESDLSSSAYPTCSFTGSVQFTTPTEGQPVAGVVTVTATVAGGTDTYTQATFTYTHVSQGVTRTQVVAGAGPSWSDSWLANPPGQYRLDVTVQNSTGCTRSATVHVVYAQSNVGCCLSPPNPTQNPVTMTCSSGAPGCKEVSYQMINNGCLTAVAINSMTVTWVDEVANGAKAAGVKFDGSTIWSVLPNSTSPATNAAFSTPKPQIAVNRNSSNPVNVTYVFDKVASAGVKVKGKWTYYQDTMTTTYGFVLLDSAGAETAVTGTCGPSQGMFQNFIVEQHQ is encoded by the coding sequence ATGAGAAGCCGCAGCAGGTCGCAGGCCCGGCAGGTCGGCATGTCGATGATCGAAGTGCTGGTGGCGATCACCATCCTGGCCGTCGCCTTCGTCATCGCGCTCTCGCTCTACGACGCCGCCCGCAAGTCCTTCAAGAAGGGGGAGAACGTCAGCGAGCAGCAGCAGGCGGTGAGGATCGCCTCCGACAAGCTGAACGCCGACCTCCGCATGGCGGGGTACAACTACAATCCGGACGGCGACATCGCCCGGCCCGACGAGCAGATCGAGGGGGCGTTCGACACCGCGGTCACGATCCGCGCCGACTACGACGCGGAGGACCCGACGGCGTCGGTCACGCCGGAGACGACGCTCGCGACCGGCGGCGCGTTCTCGACGGTCTCCACCGGCAACGACGAGATCGTGACCTACGTGCTCGCCAAGCCCGACGGCTCGAGCCCCGACACGCTCACCTTCTACGCCGACCTCCACAGCCCGAGGACCGGCGTCGTGCAGCAGGTAGACATCCCGCACGTGGCGCTGACCCAGGACAACCCGCCGTACACGCTGTACCGGGTCACGCTGAGCAACACCGACGGGAGCCCGGTCAAGACCCCGCTGGTCGAGAACATCCGCTCCATGACCTACACCTACTACGCGCAAGACGGCACGCAGGTGGCCAGCGCCGGGGGCAGCGAGACGGCCACGTCCAAGGCGGCGCGGGCGAGCATCCGCCGCGTGACGCTGGATCTCGTCGGCCTGACGCGGGAGCCCGACGTGGGTTGGACGGACACGACGGACACCCACGCCAGCACCCGGGCGTATCGGAAGTTCGATCTGACCTCGGACGTGGCTCCCAGGAATCTCGGAATGAAGGGCGTGCGCGACATCATGTCCGACGTCGTCCCTCCCTCGAAGCCCGGCGCGCCGACCCTCTACACGGGGCATTGCGGCGGGCTGTACGTCACCTGGCCGGCCAATCCGTCGGCGGACGCGGTCGTCGGCTACCGCGTGAACTTCGGCACGGTCTCGAGCAGTCCGACCGGCTTGCGGAGCGCCGCGGAGACCTCCGCGTACGTCGGCGGCTTGAGCGCCGCCACGATGTACTACGTCACCATCCAGGCGCTGGACGCCGCGGGGAACGTCAGCGTCAACTCCGACGAGCGGAGCGCCACGACGACCAACACGACCACGCCGAAGGTCCCGACGAGCCTCACCGCCACGACCAATCTCACGAGCTCGGTGCGGCTGAGCTGGGCGGCTGTCACCGAGAACACGTCGAGCGTCAGCGGCGATCCTCACTCCCCGATGATCCGGGACCTCGGCGGCTATCGCGTCTACCGCGGCGCGACCGGCTCGTTCACCCCCGCGACGGGGAACAAGATCGGCGACGAGACCACGGTTCTCCCCCTGGACTCCCCGCTCTTCCTCGACGTGACGGCGGTCAACTGCCGGCCCTACTACTACAAGGTCACCGCGGTGGACACCCCCTGCGGCCTCGAGAGCGCCGCGACCGCAGGGGCCGCCGGCCAGGCGACGAGCGCGGTGAAGCCGCAGCCCCCGGCGAACGTTCAGGCGTACTTGCTTTACGGCAACAATGTCCGTGTGGTGTGGCAGGCTGTCACCCAGGACGTCAACGGCGGCCAGATCGCGATCGACACGTACAAGGTCTGGCGCGCGGGACCCGTGCCCGTGGCGACCGACCCGGGGACCCTCGACTACAGCTACATCGGCAACGTGGTCGGCTCCCTGGATTACATCGACACGCACGCACCCTCGACCCCGGCGGACCAACAGATCTACTACCGCGTGAGCGCCATCGACGACTGCCCGAACGAGTCGGACCTGTCCAGCTCCGCATATCCCACCTGTTCCTTCACGGGATCCGTCCAGTTCACGACGCCCACCGAGGGCCAGCCTGTCGCGGGAGTCGTCACGGTCACGGCGACCGTCGCCGGAGGGACCGACACCTACACGCAGGCGACGTTCACCTACACCCACGTGAGCCAGGGGGTGACCCGTACCCAGGTGGTCGCGGGAGCGGGGCCGAGCTGGAGCGACAGCTGGCTCGCCAATCCTCCGGGGCAGTATCGACTGGACGTGACCGTGCAGAACTCCACCGGGTGCACGAGGTCCGCCACGGTCCACGTCGTCTACGCTCAGTCGAACGTCGGCTGCTGCCTCTCCCCCCCGAATCCCACGCAGAACCCGGTGACGATGACCTGCAGCTCGGGCGCGCCGGGGTGCAAGGAGGTCTCGTACCAGATGATCAACAACGGCTGCCTCACGGCGGTCGCGATCAACTCCATGACCGTCACTTGGGTGGACGAGGTGGCCAACGGCGCCAAGGCCGCGGGGGTGAAGTTCGACGGCAGCACGATCTGGAGCGTGCTGCCGAACTCGACGTCTCCCGCCACCAACGCGGCGTTCAGCACCCCAAAGCCGCAGATCGCGGTGAACCGGAACAGCTCGAACCCGGTCAACGTGACCTACGTCTTCGACAAGGTCGCGAGCGCGGGGGTGAAGGTCAAGGGGAAGTGGACCTACTACCAGGACACCATGACCACGACCTACGGCTTCGTGCTGCTGGATTCGGCGGGAGCCGAGACCGCGGTCACCGGGACGTGCGGTCCTTCCCAGGGGATGTTCCAGAACTTCATCGTCGAGCAGCACCAGTGA
- a CDS encoding ABC transporter ATP-binding protein has product MTSDGGGNLSALRLEGLRKSFHGHLGIGRTVAVEGVDLDVAPGQIFGLLGPNGAGKTTTLKMILGLIRPDRGSVHLFGRPPSDPAGRARVGFLPESPRFYDYLTAEEFLDFYGRLHGISGAARRDRVAELLVKVGLDGCARTPLRKFSKGMTQRIGLAQAILHEPDLLILDEPMSGLDPMGRREVRDLILAQRAAGRTVFFSSHILQDAESICDRVAILVKGRVRFEGSLGDVVSRNVLWYEVAVEGVPPADLPGEVLSSAGAESLVRVRDVETLARLLESAKASRGQVTSIWPRRETLEDLFLREVATGRGREEGR; this is encoded by the coding sequence ATGACGTCTGATGGCGGCGGCAACCTCTCCGCGCTCCGACTCGAAGGTCTGAGGAAGTCCTTCCACGGGCATCTCGGCATCGGCCGGACGGTCGCGGTGGAGGGCGTGGACCTCGACGTCGCGCCGGGGCAGATCTTCGGCCTGCTCGGCCCGAACGGCGCCGGGAAGACCACCACCCTCAAGATGATCCTGGGGCTGATCCGGCCCGACCGCGGGAGCGTGCACCTCTTCGGCCGGCCGCCGTCCGATCCGGCGGGGCGCGCGCGGGTCGGCTTCCTCCCCGAGAGCCCGCGTTTCTACGATTACCTCACCGCGGAGGAGTTCCTCGACTTCTACGGGCGGCTCCACGGGATTTCCGGCGCCGCGAGACGGGATCGCGTGGCGGAGCTGCTGGTGAAGGTCGGCCTCGACGGGTGCGCGAGGACGCCGCTCAGGAAGTTCTCGAAGGGCATGACGCAACGGATCGGTCTGGCCCAGGCGATCCTTCACGAGCCGGATCTCCTGATCCTCGACGAGCCGATGTCCGGGCTCGACCCCATGGGGCGCCGCGAGGTGCGCGATCTCATCCTGGCTCAGCGCGCCGCAGGAAGGACCGTGTTCTTCTCGAGCCACATCCTCCAGGACGCGGAGTCGATCTGCGACCGGGTCGCCATCCTCGTGAAGGGGCGGGTTCGGTTCGAGGGCTCGCTGGGGGATGTCGTGTCCCGGAACGTGCTCTGGTACGAGGTCGCCGTGGAAGGCGTGCCGCCGGCCGACCTACCCGGCGAGGTGCTCTCGTCGGCCGGAGCCGAATCGCTCGTCAGGGTGCGGGACGTCGAGACGCTCGCGCGGCTCCTGGAGTCGGCGAAGGCGTCCCGGGGACAGGTGACCTCCATCTGGCCGCGGCGGGAGACGCTGGAGGACCTCTTCCTGCGGGAGGTGGCCACCGGCCGCGGACGGGAGGAGGGAAGATGA
- a CDS encoding pilus assembly PilX N-terminal domain-containing protein, giving the protein MRDTAVENRKREAGSAMVIAILVVVILTLLGVSFLLMADTENRIAENEKLSAQALYFGESGVRMVKRWFDSPGSSSNLLNPSISVIDRTLRKIDDDGDPLTAWHLQDGATWPRYKQGVDLNADGVDDVFDKPFRGGATSALRLKNTLLGTKDGPDMRITEGYSTAAKTFLGNLSTALIGNFPAATAGVKARISTIDVYGPPYVNVGGTWTRFGMATVEVTARIYKTVGGVDQILAERLIKAVINETPYPGPMGPLHSCFDINYNGSFNVHWGPAIAVGPSDVPNNFSNKMAHSIPRDVPPSPRLDLLYGWNSPSQDAIWTALKTNLEAGVTIEDPWFRYLGGGAVADWQPPNGAHPNQVYLPITTGQDQSNLFQGLGSIIGCPDFDYDFWKEIAVAGGDNIHYYTWVSGTTFRENGVGSAVDFTSIGGQTGLFFFDTKDGNRPSTTLIGTPPLPDNLTPGVHITGSSFGVHGFLYLNMTDFRTTGSPGVSTQFTMPGEPFRDVNQNGTWDAGEGWINLNYTSLGSLTDTIRGSAADNFGGGAVYNAAGPTFTADAVVDGVLYTNGAFASEGTPRYYGSVISKGGVPGSAGTADIYWNDSLRTNFPPASWNLPRVMITRWETDM; this is encoded by the coding sequence ATGCGCGACACCGCTGTGGAGAACCGGAAACGCGAGGCGGGATCGGCCATGGTCATTGCCATCCTCGTGGTGGTGATCCTGACTCTCCTCGGCGTCTCCTTCCTGCTGATGGCCGACACCGAGAACCGGATCGCGGAGAACGAGAAGCTCTCCGCGCAGGCCCTTTACTTCGGGGAGTCCGGGGTCAGGATGGTGAAGCGCTGGTTCGACAGCCCCGGCTCCTCGTCGAACCTCCTGAACCCCTCGATCTCCGTGATCGACCGGACCCTCCGCAAGATCGACGACGACGGCGACCCGTTGACGGCATGGCACCTCCAAGACGGAGCCACGTGGCCCCGCTACAAGCAGGGGGTCGACCTGAACGCCGACGGGGTGGACGACGTCTTCGACAAGCCGTTTCGCGGCGGGGCGACCAGCGCCCTGCGACTCAAGAACACGCTGCTCGGAACGAAAGACGGTCCGGACATGCGCATCACCGAGGGGTACTCGACGGCCGCCAAGACGTTCCTGGGCAACCTCTCGACCGCCCTGATCGGGAACTTCCCCGCGGCCACCGCGGGGGTGAAGGCGCGCATCTCGACCATCGACGTCTACGGACCGCCGTACGTCAACGTCGGCGGCACCTGGACCCGGTTCGGGATGGCGACGGTCGAGGTGACCGCGCGGATCTACAAGACCGTGGGCGGGGTGGATCAGATCCTCGCCGAGCGCCTGATCAAGGCGGTCATCAACGAGACGCCGTACCCGGGACCCATGGGCCCGCTCCATTCCTGCTTCGACATCAACTACAACGGCAGCTTCAACGTCCACTGGGGGCCCGCGATCGCGGTCGGACCGTCCGACGTCCCGAACAACTTCAGCAACAAGATGGCCCACAGCATTCCACGCGACGTCCCGCCGAGCCCGCGGCTCGATCTTCTTTACGGCTGGAACAGCCCGAGCCAGGACGCGATCTGGACCGCGCTCAAGACGAACCTCGAGGCGGGCGTGACCATCGAGGACCCCTGGTTCCGGTACCTCGGCGGGGGCGCGGTGGCCGACTGGCAGCCGCCCAACGGCGCTCATCCGAACCAGGTCTACCTACCGATCACGACCGGGCAGGACCAGTCGAACCTGTTCCAGGGCCTGGGCAGCATCATCGGCTGCCCCGACTTCGACTACGACTTCTGGAAGGAGATCGCGGTCGCCGGCGGCGACAACATCCACTATTACACGTGGGTCAGCGGGACGACCTTCAGGGAGAACGGCGTCGGGAGCGCCGTGGACTTCACGTCCATCGGCGGGCAAACCGGTCTGTTCTTCTTCGACACGAAGGACGGAAATCGTCCGAGCACGACGCTGATCGGTACGCCCCCCTTGCCGGACAACCTCACCCCCGGGGTCCACATCACCGGGAGCAGCTTCGGCGTGCACGGGTTCCTGTACCTGAACATGACCGATTTCAGGACGACCGGCAGCCCGGGCGTTTCCACGCAATTTACCATGCCGGGGGAGCCGTTCCGGGATGTCAACCAGAACGGGACGTGGGATGCCGGCGAGGGCTGGATCAACTTGAATTACACCAGCCTCGGGTCCCTGACGGACACGATCCGGGGGAGCGCCGCGGACAACTTCGGAGGCGGGGCGGTCTACAACGCCGCGGGACCGACCTTCACCGCGGATGCGGTCGTGGACGGGGTCCTCTACACGAACGGGGCTTTCGCGTCGGAGGGCACCCCGAGGTACTACGGCAGCGTGATCTCCAAGGGCGGGGTGCCGGGATCGGCGGGAACCGCCGACATCTACTGGAACGACAGCCTAAGGACCAATTTCCCGCCGGCCAGCTGGAATCTGCCCCGGGTCATGATCACCCGCTGGGAAACGGACATGTAG
- a CDS encoding prepilin-type N-terminal cleavage/methylation domain-containing protein — protein METKRSAPRGFSLAEMLVVLAILGLAIAVGIPLVSEQVRLAKVRGVADQLAIDLKAARMIAVSKRVMPSLDFDVFPHPTNRYQYPGTNGLPRSIQLPDGVRITSPSAETHIYFLPNGSLASAATLVLEADVSGGVKEQWTITTSVMGVSSTTHQRVAS, from the coding sequence ATGGAAACGAAACGGTCCGCACCGAGGGGATTCAGCCTGGCGGAGATGCTCGTGGTCCTCGCGATCCTCGGACTCGCCATCGCGGTCGGCATCCCCCTTGTCTCGGAGCAGGTGCGGCTCGCGAAGGTCCGGGGCGTCGCGGACCAGCTCGCCATCGATCTCAAGGCGGCACGGATGATCGCGGTGTCGAAGCGCGTGATGCCCTCCCTGGACTTCGACGTCTTTCCGCACCCCACGAACCGGTACCAGTATCCGGGGACGAACGGCCTGCCGCGCTCCATCCAGCTCCCGGACGGCGTCCGGATCACCTCTCCGTCGGCGGAAACGCACATCTACTTCCTGCCGAACGGCTCGCTCGCCTCCGCCGCGACGTTGGTCCTCGAGGCGGACGTCTCGGGCGGGGTGAAGGAGCAGTGGACCATCACGACCAGCGTCATGGGGGTCTCGAGCACGACCCACCAGCGCGTCGCGTCGTAG
- a CDS encoding prepilin peptidase, with protein MALVPETAAAALVLAVGLVIGSFLNVCIHRLPLGESVAFPGSRCPRCGTPIRWFQNVPILSWIALRGRCAACRERISWRYPLVEALGGGLLLGLWLAYGPGAAWAVSALLGWMLIVLFFTDLDRGLLPDAVTLTGTALGVGLAWLNPFLGGCGFGRILLSLGGAALGSALLWVIGAVYGRLRGVEAMGMGDVKMMALVGAFSGPRGVLFTLLAASVAGAAVGLAAIPLRGRSLRDTLPFGCFLAPAAFAALLASGRATETYLRLLGLGP; from the coding sequence ATGGCCCTCGTTCCGGAGACCGCCGCCGCGGCCCTCGTGCTCGCGGTGGGGCTCGTGATCGGCTCGTTCCTGAACGTGTGCATCCACCGCCTCCCCCTCGGCGAGAGCGTGGCGTTCCCGGGTTCCCGCTGCCCGCGCTGCGGGACGCCCATCCGCTGGTTTCAGAACGTCCCGATCCTGTCCTGGATCGCGCTCAGGGGGAGATGCGCCGCGTGCCGGGAGAGAATCTCGTGGCGGTACCCGCTGGTCGAGGCCCTCGGCGGCGGACTGCTCCTCGGTCTTTGGCTCGCCTACGGTCCGGGGGCGGCGTGGGCGGTGTCCGCGCTCCTCGGATGGATGCTCATCGTGCTCTTCTTCACCGACCTCGATCGCGGCCTGCTTCCCGACGCGGTGACGCTCACCGGCACCGCGCTCGGGGTCGGCCTCGCCTGGCTCAATCCGTTCCTCGGAGGCTGCGGATTCGGCCGGATCCTGCTCTCCCTCGGCGGCGCAGCCCTCGGATCCGCGCTGCTCTGGGTGATCGGCGCCGTTTACGGCCGGCTCCGGGGCGTCGAGGCGATGGGAATGGGCGACGTCAAGATGATGGCGCTGGTCGGCGCCTTCTCGGGGCCCCGGGGCGTCCTGTTCACGCTCCTCGCCGCCTCGGTGGCTGGAGCCGCGGTTGGGCTCGCGGCGATCCCGCTTCGCGGCCGGTCGCTTCGCGACACGTTGCCGTTCGGCTGTTTCCTCGCTCCGGCGGCCTTCGCCGCCCTTCTCGCCTCGGGACGCGCCACCGAGACCTACCTGCGCCTCCTCGGGCTGGGGCCCTGA